The Luteolibacter arcticus genome has a window encoding:
- a CDS encoding RibD family protein, with amino-acid sequence MDRPLVSINFALSADGKISSVQKRPSGWTSNDDNARLLELRKEADALLVGRGTLESDRMTMKALQNPLRCVVSRSGEFDPQHPLFHTPGGAVHLLATEGTCREIPGAILHRGSLAEFLTELSALGVGRVHCEGGGELVRELLELDAVDEIHLTWAGHKLFGGREAPTLSGVPGDFLPASREYELTEFDPRPETGECFLSYRRKREARAQ; translated from the coding sequence ATGGATCGTCCGCTCGTCAGCATCAACTTCGCCCTCTCCGCCGATGGGAAGATCTCGTCGGTGCAGAAGCGGCCGTCGGGATGGACGTCGAATGACGATAACGCGCGTTTGTTAGAGCTGCGGAAAGAGGCCGATGCTCTGTTGGTGGGTCGTGGGACCTTGGAGTCGGACCGGATGACGATGAAGGCCCTGCAGAATCCGCTGCGCTGCGTCGTTTCGCGGAGCGGGGAGTTCGATCCGCAGCATCCGTTGTTTCATACGCCGGGCGGGGCGGTGCATCTGTTAGCCACGGAGGGCACGTGCCGTGAAATCCCGGGCGCGATCCTTCATCGGGGCAGCCTCGCGGAGTTTCTAACGGAACTCAGCGCGCTCGGTGTGGGCCGCGTGCACTGCGAGGGTGGGGGAGAGTTGGTCCGCGAGCTTCTGGAGCTCGATGCGGTCGATGAGATCCATCTGACCTGGGCGGGCCACAAGCTATTCGGTGGGCGCGAGGCACCCACCTTGAGCGGCGTGCCGGGGGACTTCCTGCCGGCGTCTCGGGAGTATGAGCTGACGGAATTCGATCCTCGGCCGGAGACCGGCGAGTGCTTTCTCAGCTACCGGCGGAAGCGCGAGGCTAGGGCTCAGTGA
- a CDS encoding PQQ-dependent sugar dehydrogenase: MRALTDPLLLAALLWGGQLDAALVGHYKFDENAGATIALNQVAGSSTGAVGSTVTTGAAGIAGNAYRFNNSVAQAGIVDMGDASFFSAIHDSGELTISAWVKTTDTTGNRNTAVFAGDNTVANVYADLGVAAGQAGFPGAASARNRPVGAAAVQQTGIFSLPAVPAVNDGAWHHLVMTVDLSGAQLAVWVDGTLANTQTMAVADFPDFNNFEIGRLGRATPADPFDGFIDDVQVYNEVLSESHVQYLHSHPGLSLSTGLPPMVAADAVTMHHLGSALLDVIGNDEPGVQAATVEILASPSSGTAVPDAKGKILYKHLTGTPATDTFTYRVKGSSGVFSAPATVTVDFSTALRIANTTVQMPAGPPAMSFSVVNAFPGVTFTKPATMESPAGDPNRLFVAERGGRIYVIPDINAASPVKLLYLDLSPVTLDDGNEQGLKGFAFHPDFATNGYVFACYNHLEAGFEYVRVSRFKSDSPATNTPIPVATEEILINQLYLPESGNQPRIHNIAECNFGPDGYLYIGSGDADGHPDPSNNSQRIDKDFWAALLSIDVDLEPEDHTPADGTGGDDANVPPNSHPAVVLHGGFPLYEVPADNPFVGATSFNGLPVNPANVRNEFYAVGLRNPWQFTWDSLNGNLWLGEVGYNTREEINLITKGGNYGWAFLEGDLPTKGVPPAAATLTGPVWQYNHGAGPFQGNAVIGGLVYRGNRYPSLYGKYIFADHLSGNIWSMNAEGGPPVVERIAGESGIASFALDPSDSSLLLLDHGDGVVRRLVGTTTSGGFPQTLSATGVFADLTDLSPNPGVVAYEPNLPFWSDHAIKKRWFAIGNTSDQFTYAAEGPWQSPVGAVFAKHFDLELERGNPATKKRIETRLLVRTAEGVYGVSYRWNEAGTEADLVADEGVSFDLSITDHGNPVVQTWQIPSRSQCNTCHTPQAGHFLSLNTRQLNRPGSLAGTSGNFLTLLGQAGYLDSLPQSPNLLPRHVRPDETAYTLETRVRSYLTVNCSYCHQSGGTGGGDFDLRAPLSLESTGIVNGATSSAGPPYQLIVPGDHDLSVIWNRIATANGFTRMPPLATSQLDQSAIQLLQEWIDDTLPDRQFYDPWRLEQFGTLISQDGDPNEDPDTDGLSNHHEFLTGTDPNSGSSLWNPGLTLGTSSLTFPNLENRKTWLESSTDLQSWSLWNVPGNNGLPVTGPTRTFPRDPSDAHRFFRFQIEEP, translated from the coding sequence GGGAATCGCGGGCAACGCCTACCGTTTCAACAACAGCGTCGCCCAAGCCGGGATCGTGGACATGGGCGACGCCTCGTTCTTTTCCGCCATCCACGACAGCGGCGAGCTGACCATCTCCGCCTGGGTCAAGACCACCGACACCACCGGCAATCGCAACACGGCGGTCTTCGCCGGAGACAACACCGTTGCCAACGTCTATGCCGACCTCGGCGTCGCCGCGGGACAAGCGGGCTTCCCCGGTGCCGCCAGCGCCCGCAATCGCCCGGTGGGAGCCGCCGCCGTCCAACAGACCGGCATCTTCAGTTTGCCCGCCGTGCCCGCGGTGAACGATGGGGCGTGGCACCACCTCGTCATGACGGTGGATCTGTCGGGTGCCCAGCTCGCCGTGTGGGTGGACGGGACGCTGGCGAATACCCAGACCATGGCGGTCGCGGATTTCCCGGACTTCAATAATTTCGAAATCGGCCGCCTCGGTCGCGCCACTCCCGCGGACCCGTTCGATGGCTTCATCGACGATGTGCAGGTTTACAATGAGGTGCTTTCCGAGAGCCACGTGCAGTATCTCCACAGCCATCCCGGACTGTCTCTTTCCACCGGGCTGCCGCCGATGGTCGCTGCGGATGCAGTCACGATGCACCACCTCGGCAGCGCGTTGCTGGACGTGATCGGCAATGACGAACCGGGAGTGCAAGCGGCAACCGTGGAGATTCTAGCAAGCCCTTCGTCCGGAACCGCGGTTCCCGATGCAAAGGGAAAAATCCTCTACAAGCATCTCACTGGCACTCCGGCGACTGACACCTTCACGTATCGGGTCAAGGGTTCGTCCGGAGTATTCTCTGCCCCGGCCACGGTGACGGTCGACTTCAGCACCGCGCTTCGGATTGCCAACACGACCGTGCAGATGCCCGCTGGACCGCCTGCCATGAGTTTCTCCGTGGTGAACGCGTTTCCCGGAGTGACCTTCACCAAGCCGGCGACCATGGAAAGTCCCGCGGGCGATCCGAACCGGCTCTTCGTGGCGGAACGGGGCGGAAGAATCTACGTGATCCCGGATATCAACGCGGCATCGCCGGTGAAGCTCCTCTACCTCGACCTCTCCCCGGTCACCCTCGACGATGGCAACGAGCAAGGGCTCAAGGGATTCGCCTTCCATCCGGACTTCGCGACGAACGGCTACGTCTTCGCCTGCTACAACCACCTGGAGGCGGGTTTCGAATATGTCCGCGTTTCCCGTTTCAAGTCGGACAGCCCCGCGACCAACACCCCGATCCCCGTCGCCACCGAGGAAATCCTCATCAACCAGCTCTACCTGCCGGAATCCGGCAACCAACCGCGGATCCACAACATCGCCGAATGCAACTTCGGCCCGGATGGCTATCTCTACATCGGCTCCGGCGATGCGGACGGACACCCGGATCCGAGCAACAACTCCCAACGCATCGACAAGGACTTCTGGGCTGCATTGTTGAGCATCGACGTTGATCTCGAACCGGAAGACCACACTCCTGCCGATGGCACCGGCGGTGATGACGCGAACGTCCCGCCTAACAGTCACCCCGCGGTGGTGCTCCACGGAGGCTTCCCGCTGTATGAAGTCCCGGCGGACAACCCCTTCGTCGGCGCGACCAGCTTCAACGGGCTCCCCGTCAATCCGGCCAACGTGCGCAACGAGTTTTACGCGGTCGGTTTGCGCAATCCGTGGCAGTTCACCTGGGACTCACTCAATGGCAACCTTTGGCTCGGCGAGGTCGGATATAATACCCGGGAAGAGATCAACCTCATCACCAAGGGCGGGAACTACGGCTGGGCGTTTCTGGAAGGCGACCTGCCCACCAAGGGCGTGCCGCCGGCGGCCGCCACGCTCACCGGCCCGGTCTGGCAATACAACCACGGCGCCGGCCCGTTCCAAGGCAACGCCGTCATCGGCGGCCTCGTCTATCGGGGCAACCGCTACCCCTCGCTTTATGGGAAATACATTTTCGCCGACCACCTGTCCGGCAACATCTGGTCGATGAATGCAGAGGGCGGCCCGCCGGTCGTCGAGCGCATCGCCGGTGAATCCGGCATCGCTTCCTTCGCCCTTGATCCATCGGACTCCAGCCTCTTGCTGTTAGATCACGGCGACGGAGTGGTCCGCCGCTTGGTCGGCACCACCACCAGCGGAGGCTTTCCTCAAACCCTGAGCGCCACCGGCGTCTTCGCCGATCTCACCGACCTGTCCCCGAATCCGGGCGTCGTGGCCTATGAACCCAATCTCCCGTTCTGGTCGGATCATGCCATCAAGAAACGGTGGTTCGCGATCGGGAACACGTCCGACCAATTCACCTACGCCGCAGAGGGACCGTGGCAGTCACCGGTGGGCGCAGTCTTCGCGAAACACTTCGACCTCGAACTGGAGCGCGGAAACCCGGCCACCAAAAAGCGGATCGAAACCCGCCTGCTCGTGCGAACCGCCGAAGGAGTCTATGGCGTCAGCTACCGCTGGAACGAAGCGGGAACGGAGGCAGATCTCGTCGCGGACGAGGGAGTAAGCTTCGACCTAAGCATCACCGATCACGGCAATCCCGTTGTCCAAACGTGGCAGATCCCCAGCCGCTCCCAATGCAACACCTGCCACACCCCGCAGGCAGGGCACTTCCTCAGCCTCAACACCCGCCAGCTCAATCGTCCCGGCTCGCTGGCCGGCACCAGTGGCAACTTCCTCACCCTGCTCGGCCAAGCCGGCTATCTCGACTCACTGCCGCAGTCCCCGAACCTCCTGCCGCGCCATGTCAGGCCCGATGAAACGGCCTACACCTTGGAGACCAGGGTCCGCTCCTACCTCACCGTCAATTGCTCCTATTGCCACCAGAGCGGCGGCACCGGCGGCGGTGACTTCGATCTCCGCGCACCCCTCTCGCTGGAGTCCACCGGCATCGTCAACGGGGCCACCTCCAGCGCCGGCCCGCCCTACCAACTCATCGTGCCCGGCGATCACGACCTGTCGGTCATCTGGAACCGCATCGCCACCGCCAACGGCTTCACCCGCATGCCCCCGCTGGCCACCTCCCAACTCGATCAGTCAGCCATCCAACTCCTGCAGGAATGGATCGACGACACCCTCCCCGATCGCCAGTTCTACGACCCATGGCGGCTCGAACAATTCGGCACCCTCATTTCCCAAGACGGCGATCCCAACGAGGACCCCGACACCGACGGCCTGAGCAACCACCATGAGTTCCTCACCGGCACCGATCCTAACAGCGGCTCCAGCCTCTGGAACCCCGGCCTCACACTCGGAACCTCATCGCTGACCTTCCCGAATCTCGAGAATCGCAAGACATGGCTGGAGAGCAGCACGGACTTGCAAAGCTGGAGCCTCTGGAATGTCCCCGGTAACAACGGCCTACCCGTCACCGGCCCGACCCGGACCTTCCCCCGTGACCCCAGCGACGCCCACCGCTTCTTCCGATTTCAAATCGAGGAGCCGTGA
- the lpxB gene encoding lipid-A-disaccharide synthase — protein sequence MAKALYVIAGELSGDAHGAGMLRALLSKHPDLKIHGAGGPEMREIAGDGLRDWVEEAAVMGLWEVLKRYGWFKQRFDEMLAEVRALKPDLLILIDYPGFNLRFAEAVRSELPQTKIIYYISPQVWAWNKGRLPKMARLLDEMLCLFPFEKPIFEGAGLPTTFVGHPLVDELEEERASEPREENLVALLPGSREREVARLFPMMLESARRLHSKRPETRFEACGASVKLAARMRELTTAAKLDEVVRISDGGAHELMQRAACGVVASGTATLEAAYFGLPYCLVYKVAWPTYLAAKMLVKIEFIGLINILAGERVVEEFIQSEADPLRVEQSLARFLADDAHREETRRRLLATAAKLGGPGAHLRAATAISKWISR from the coding sequence ATGGCCAAGGCGCTGTATGTCATCGCGGGGGAATTGAGTGGCGATGCGCACGGCGCGGGAATGCTGCGCGCTCTGCTGTCCAAGCATCCGGACCTGAAAATCCACGGTGCCGGCGGCCCGGAAATGCGCGAAATCGCCGGCGATGGCCTGCGCGACTGGGTCGAGGAAGCCGCCGTGATGGGCCTCTGGGAGGTCCTCAAACGCTACGGATGGTTCAAGCAGCGCTTCGACGAGATGCTTGCCGAAGTCCGCGCCCTCAAGCCCGACCTGCTGATCCTCATCGACTATCCCGGCTTCAACCTGCGCTTCGCCGAGGCCGTCCGCAGCGAGCTTCCGCAGACGAAAATCATCTACTACATCAGCCCGCAGGTGTGGGCATGGAACAAGGGCCGGCTGCCGAAAATGGCGCGTCTGCTGGATGAAATGCTCTGCCTCTTCCCCTTCGAGAAGCCGATTTTCGAGGGCGCCGGACTGCCTACCACCTTCGTCGGCCATCCACTGGTGGACGAACTTGAAGAGGAACGTGCGAGCGAACCTCGCGAGGAAAATCTGGTCGCCCTGCTGCCCGGCAGCCGCGAGCGCGAGGTGGCCCGGCTTTTCCCGATGATGCTGGAGTCGGCCCGCCGCCTCCACTCGAAGCGCCCCGAGACCCGCTTCGAAGCCTGCGGGGCCTCGGTGAAGCTCGCCGCCCGGATGCGCGAACTGACCACCGCCGCGAAGCTCGACGAGGTCGTGCGGATCAGCGACGGCGGGGCGCACGAGTTGATGCAACGCGCCGCCTGCGGCGTGGTCGCCAGCGGCACCGCCACCCTCGAAGCGGCCTACTTCGGCCTCCCCTACTGCCTCGTTTACAAGGTCGCGTGGCCCACCTACCTGGCTGCCAAAATGCTCGTGAAGATCGAGTTCATCGGCCTGATCAACATCCTCGCCGGCGAGCGTGTGGTGGAGGAATTCATCCAGTCCGAAGCCGATCCGCTGCGCGTCGAGCAATCGCTGGCCCGCTTCCTCGCCGACGACGCCCATCGCGAGGAAACCCGGCGTCGGCTGCTAGCCACCGCCGCCAAGCTCGGCGGTCCCGGCGCCCACCTGCGGGCCGCCACCGCGATCTCGAAATGGATTTCCCGCTGA
- a CDS encoding glutaredoxin family protein produces the protein MSKPAPKITAYLKTFCGWSEGVRAIMRKYDLEFEEKDIIKNPAFRWEMEQRSGQSLSPCVEIDGTMLPDISGDEVEAWLTKNGYFEKNEAAADAPTNSACSDEQHEAMARGDFKLPGKIKFLG, from the coding sequence ATGAGCAAGCCCGCACCGAAAATCACCGCCTACCTCAAGACCTTCTGCGGCTGGAGCGAAGGCGTCCGCGCGATCATGCGGAAGTACGATCTCGAGTTCGAGGAGAAGGACATCATCAAGAATCCCGCCTTCCGTTGGGAAATGGAGCAGCGCAGCGGCCAATCGCTGTCGCCCTGCGTCGAGATCGACGGCACCATGCTGCCCGACATTTCCGGCGACGAGGTCGAGGCATGGCTGACCAAGAACGGCTACTTCGAGAAGAACGAAGCCGCGGCTGACGCGCCGACAAACTCCGCCTGCAGCGACGAACAGCACGAGGCAATGGCCCGCGGCGATTTCAAGTTGCCGGGCAAGATCAAGTTCCTGGGCTGA
- a CDS encoding tetratricopeptide repeat protein encodes MAEDSAETPRPLAEISHGPSAFEAFLDRNQKGMIALGVVLVVATASWIVIKGFKDDAEKTAGAVLVKSEGIPQLQALVKDKPDTAAAGSAQLVIADKQWEADEKDAAIETLRGFISTKPEHPAAISAKASLASRLMQLRKNDEATKLFQELASDPVAKFIAPYALISLGDMQKADGKLDEAEQSYKKAESEYASNPLANLAGQRLKLLRFKAPAEIEPPAAPPAPKELEMPKLDGLEDAALPKGLDGPLGDILSGETTTPPAETPAEAPATPAEPPAPPVEAPKE; translated from the coding sequence ATGGCCGAAGACTCCGCCGAAACCCCGCGCCCGCTCGCCGAAATTTCTCACGGCCCCTCCGCCTTTGAGGCCTTCCTGGACCGCAACCAGAAGGGCATGATCGCCCTCGGCGTCGTCCTGGTGGTTGCCACCGCATCTTGGATCGTGATCAAGGGTTTCAAGGATGACGCGGAGAAGACCGCCGGTGCCGTCCTGGTGAAATCCGAGGGCATTCCCCAGCTCCAGGCCTTGGTGAAGGACAAGCCCGACACCGCTGCCGCGGGCAGCGCGCAGCTCGTGATCGCTGACAAGCAGTGGGAAGCCGACGAAAAGGATGCCGCGATTGAAACGCTGCGCGGATTCATCTCCACCAAGCCTGAGCATCCGGCCGCGATCAGTGCCAAGGCGAGCCTCGCCTCACGTCTGATGCAGCTCCGCAAAAACGACGAGGCTACCAAGCTTTTCCAAGAGCTGGCCAGTGACCCGGTGGCCAAGTTCATCGCACCGTATGCCCTGATTTCGCTCGGCGACATGCAGAAGGCGGACGGGAAGCTCGATGAAGCCGAGCAGTCCTACAAGAAGGCAGAGAGCGAATACGCTTCCAACCCGCTGGCCAACCTCGCCGGCCAACGCCTGAAGCTGTTGCGTTTCAAGGCCCCGGCGGAAATCGAGCCGCCAGCCGCACCACCGGCCCCCAAGGAACTGGAGATGCCGAAATTGGACGGGCTTGAGGACGCCGCCTTGCCAAAGGGACTCGACGGACCGCTGGGCGACATCCTTTCCGGCGAAACGACCACGCCACCTGCGGAAACCCCGGCCGAAGCTCCCGCGACGCCCGCCGAACCGCCGGCCCCGCCCGTGGAAGCGCCCAAGGAGTAG
- the nadA gene encoding quinolinate synthase NadA, translating to MPAVALDLKEAILALKKERNAVILAHNYQTGDIQDIADYVGDSLGLAYHAKETDADVIAFCGVHFMAETAKIVNPTKVVVLPDKDAGCSLEQSCPGPELEAFLNANAEKNYYVIAYINCSAHVKALCDVICTSGNAVKIVNKAPQDRPILFVPDANLGAWVMEQTGRKMDLWQGSCYVHVEFTRDSINRIKAEYPDALVVAHPECTQAVRLLADEVCSTEKMITFCRNAPVKDIIVVTESGMLHRLRRECPDKNLIPGPTDRCACADCRYMKMNTLQKLHDCLANLSPQVELPEDIRRRAEIPLLRMLEQSR from the coding sequence ATGCCCGCCGTCGCGCTCGATCTCAAGGAAGCGATCCTCGCCCTGAAAAAGGAACGGAACGCCGTCATCCTCGCCCATAATTACCAGACTGGCGATATCCAGGACATTGCGGACTACGTCGGCGACTCGCTCGGTCTGGCTTACCACGCGAAGGAGACGGATGCCGACGTGATCGCCTTCTGCGGCGTCCATTTCATGGCGGAGACCGCGAAGATCGTGAATCCTACGAAGGTCGTCGTACTTCCCGACAAGGACGCCGGCTGCTCGCTCGAGCAAAGCTGCCCCGGTCCGGAACTGGAGGCCTTTCTCAACGCGAATGCGGAGAAGAACTACTACGTCATCGCCTACATCAACTGCTCGGCCCACGTGAAGGCGCTGTGCGATGTGATCTGCACCTCCGGCAACGCGGTGAAGATCGTGAACAAGGCGCCGCAGGACCGGCCCATCCTCTTCGTGCCCGACGCCAATCTCGGCGCGTGGGTGATGGAGCAGACCGGCCGGAAGATGGACCTGTGGCAGGGCTCTTGCTACGTCCACGTCGAGTTCACCCGCGACTCGATCAACCGGATCAAGGCGGAGTATCCCGACGCGCTGGTCGTCGCCCACCCGGAGTGCACGCAGGCCGTGCGGCTGTTAGCCGATGAAGTCTGCTCGACCGAGAAGATGATCACCTTTTGCCGCAATGCGCCGGTGAAGGACATCATCGTGGTGACCGAGAGCGGCATGCTTCACCGCCTGCGCCGTGAGTGTCCGGACAAGAACCTCATTCCGGGACCGACCGACCGCTGCGCCTGCGCCGACTGCCGCTACATGAAGATGAACACGCTTCAAAAGCTGCACGATTGCCTGGCGAACCTCAGCCCGCAGGTTGAGCTGCCGGAAGATATTCGCCGCCGCGCGGAAATCCCGCTGCTGCGGATGCTCGAGCAATCGCGCTGA
- a CDS encoding bactofilin family protein: MSNSFGFRKITGKPEEPAAPTPAATPSYTPAPAPAPASYSPEPVAPAAAASVPSTAAPQRPVGPSRNVLSSDVEIKGIVKFTNDLVVDGRIEGEIHSDGNLTVGENARLKAEIKTGTVVVYGKVHGNIHASDRVELKASAEVVGDIKAKTLSIEPGAIFVGKSAVGTPSTPAGAAAKPAGGQAAAAPAAKSADSTKQGTLSGVDS, from the coding sequence ATGAGCAATAGCTTCGGATTTCGCAAGATCACCGGTAAGCCGGAGGAGCCCGCCGCCCCCACTCCTGCCGCCACGCCATCCTATACCCCGGCGCCGGCCCCCGCTCCGGCCAGCTACAGCCCCGAGCCAGTAGCGCCTGCCGCCGCCGCCTCGGTTCCCTCCACGGCCGCGCCCCAGCGCCCGGTGGGACCGTCCCGCAACGTCCTCAGCTCGGACGTTGAAATCAAGGGCATCGTCAAGTTCACCAACGACCTCGTGGTGGACGGCCGCATCGAGGGTGAGATTCACTCTGACGGCAACCTGACCGTTGGCGAAAACGCCCGCCTCAAGGCGGAGATCAAGACCGGCACCGTGGTCGTCTACGGCAAGGTCCATGGGAACATCCACGCCAGTGATCGCGTCGAGCTGAAGGCCTCCGCCGAGGTCGTCGGCGACATCAAGGCCAAGACCCTTTCGATCGAGCCGGGTGCGATCTTCGTCGGCAAGTCCGCCGTCGGCACTCCTTCGACCCCGGCTGGCGCTGCTGCCAAGCCCGCGGGTGGCCAGGCAGCCGCCGCGCCTGCGGCCAAGTCGGCCGACTCCACGAAGCAGGGCACGCTCTCTGGCGTCGATTCCTGA